One region of Sesamum indicum cultivar Zhongzhi No. 13 unplaced genomic scaffold, S_indicum_v1.0 scaffold00341, whole genome shotgun sequence genomic DNA includes:
- the LOC105180130 gene encoding uncharacterized protein LOC105180130 isoform X2, whose product MSHGNRFLFKNGVVSPAADTPSVAGFLEAHPGAYTTTRTHKNGSELLFWERHLLRLSNSFRLLLKENPRLLFEKPITLSTAFLELSNRAMMWDSVIRSLVNDSMRKVVPFFEKERIFGEELAITAHLSGNLENLDHLKGGFDEGKISEVLDVYLHIGGYVPPVFGVRGSAAHLAVVGRGRDSANAKYSDWVRLRKPLEKLRPPSVNELLLSNDGEQILEGCLTNFFVVCLKEKDGDGHTVEQKQPQSLRCIEVQTAPLSDGVLPGVIRQVIRDICLKIGIPFREVAPSWSKRELWMEAFITNSLRILQHVETIQAPKSWKSVESNTWEEITWIEKRFQDGPGRITSMLQMEIMKKAGIEQLPVTSFEEGRPVV is encoded by the exons ATGTCTCATGGCAATAGATTTCTGTTCAAAAACGGGGTCGTTTCACCTGCAGCGGACACTCCTTCAGTGGCAGGTTTTCTTGAAGCTCACCCAG GTGCATATACAACAACTCGTACTCACAAGAATGGCTCAGAACTCTTATTCTGGGAAAGACATCTACTTAGGCTATCAAACTCCTTCAGATTATTACTGAAAGAAAATCCAAgacttttatttgaaaaacccATAACTCTTAGTACCGCATTTTTGGAATTATCGAACCGAGCAATGATGTGGGACTCAGTAATTCGGTCTCTAGTTAATGATTCTATGAGAAAAGTGGTgcctttttttgaaaaagagagGATATTCGGGGAGGAATTGGCAATCACGGCGCATTTGAGTGGAAATTTGGAGAATTTGGATCATTTGAAGGGTGGTTTTGATGAGGGAAAGATTTCTGAGGTTTTGGATGTGTATTTACATATAGGCGGATATGTTCCGCCTGTTTTTGGTGTTAGAGGGAGTGCTGCGCATTTGGCTGTGGTGGGTCGTGGCAGGGATTCTGCGAATGCGAAGTATTCAGATTGGGTCAG GCTAAGGAAGCCTTTGGAGAAGCTGAGGCCACCTTCTGTAAATGAACTTCTGTTATCAAATGATGGTGAGCAGATTTTGGAAGGCTGTTTGACAAACTTTTTTGTCGTTTGTCTCAAG GAGAAAGATGGAGATGGTCACACTGTTGAGCAGAAACAACCACAAAGTTTAAGATGTATTGAAGTTCAGACTGCTCCTTTGAGTGATGGTGTTCTTCCTGGAGTCATACGACAAGTGATCAGAGA CATATGCTTGAAAATTGGGATCCCATTTCGAGAAGTTGCACCATCGTGGTCGAAGCGTGAATTGTGGATGGAAGCATTCATCACAA ATAGCCTTCGAATTTTACAGCATGTTGAGACAATCCAAGCTCCTAAATCATGGAAATCAGTGGAATCAAATACTTGGGAGGAGATCACATGGATCGAGAAACGATTTCAG GACGGTCCTGGCAGGATTACATCAATGTTACAG ATGGAGATTATGAAAAAAGCAGGGATCGAGCAGCTCCCGGTTACTTCATTTGAGGAAGGACGGCCGGTCGTCTAA
- the LOC105180130 gene encoding uncharacterized protein LOC105180130 isoform X4 yields MSHGNRFLFKNGVVSPAADTPSVAGFLEAHPGAYTTTRTHKNGSELLFWERHLLRLSNSFRLLLKENPRLLFEKPITLSTAFLELSNRAMMWDSVIRSLVNDSMRKVVPFFEKERIFGEELAITAHLSGNLENLDHLKGGFDEGKISEVLDVYLHIGGYVPPVFGVRGSAAHLAVVGRGRDSANAKYSDWVRLRKPLEKLRPPSVNELLLSNDGEQILEGCLTNFFVVCLKEKDGDGHTVEQKQPQSLRCIEVQTAPLSDGVLPGVIRQVIRDICLKIGIPFREVAPSWSKRELWMEAFITTFEFYSMLRQSKLLNHGNQWNQILGRRSHGSRNDFRTVLAGLHQCYRWRL; encoded by the exons ATGTCTCATGGCAATAGATTTCTGTTCAAAAACGGGGTCGTTTCACCTGCAGCGGACACTCCTTCAGTGGCAGGTTTTCTTGAAGCTCACCCAG GTGCATATACAACAACTCGTACTCACAAGAATGGCTCAGAACTCTTATTCTGGGAAAGACATCTACTTAGGCTATCAAACTCCTTCAGATTATTACTGAAAGAAAATCCAAgacttttatttgaaaaacccATAACTCTTAGTACCGCATTTTTGGAATTATCGAACCGAGCAATGATGTGGGACTCAGTAATTCGGTCTCTAGTTAATGATTCTATGAGAAAAGTGGTgcctttttttgaaaaagagagGATATTCGGGGAGGAATTGGCAATCACGGCGCATTTGAGTGGAAATTTGGAGAATTTGGATCATTTGAAGGGTGGTTTTGATGAGGGAAAGATTTCTGAGGTTTTGGATGTGTATTTACATATAGGCGGATATGTTCCGCCTGTTTTTGGTGTTAGAGGGAGTGCTGCGCATTTGGCTGTGGTGGGTCGTGGCAGGGATTCTGCGAATGCGAAGTATTCAGATTGGGTCAG GCTAAGGAAGCCTTTGGAGAAGCTGAGGCCACCTTCTGTAAATGAACTTCTGTTATCAAATGATGGTGAGCAGATTTTGGAAGGCTGTTTGACAAACTTTTTTGTCGTTTGTCTCAAG GAGAAAGATGGAGATGGTCACACTGTTGAGCAGAAACAACCACAAAGTTTAAGATGTATTGAAGTTCAGACTGCTCCTTTGAGTGATGGTGTTCTTCCTGGAGTCATACGACAAGTGATCAGAGA CATATGCTTGAAAATTGGGATCCCATTTCGAGAAGTTGCACCATCGTGGTCGAAGCGTGAATTGTGGATGGAAGCATTCATCACAA CCTTCGAATTTTACAGCATGTTGAGACAATCCAAGCTCCTAAATCATGGAAATCAGTGGAATCAAATACTTGGGAGGAGATCACATGGATCGAGAAACGATTTCAG GACGGTCCTGGCAGGATTACATCAATGTTACAG ATGGAGATTATGA
- the LOC105180134 gene encoding uncharacterized protein LOC105180134 produces the protein MDHDDLSRTHSLFPLESCPQVPDEAFNLFHSIDRELYTRLIYNLGRDPPEKRQPLPLPLLNELAEETAACLKCVEKDEFHFRDDGISGYHEITLLPEILSSRVVSLRFFHENRIAVLRGVTKIMNTVCSRAFNDILQRAWRAGNAAAAADSGGGHVSPVGGVPVQFMRATHEVGESSSAAERRNEGGGGGGGVTAPPVMPILYHPFLNVPFVPLPPAASGGLVGIPLPPQYPYVLPPGAHRPPRPPVAADAIGIPIHMVAEGSFPAYDFGAQRQIELGEMLSRTLSISSRDETSNYGEEEEEIAADDRTIFLTFSKGYPITEDEVKEFFTRRFGDFIEELIMQEVGEDEQVLYARMVARSPAVIEGIVGGNKAKYSINGKHVWARKYVKKQQQQSRSPPRQDSTSQQQQGSSSSPSTSTSGRGEQF, from the exons atggatCATGATGACCTTTCAAGAACTCACTCTCTTTTCCCTCTGGAGAGCTGCCCACAAGTTCCTGACGAAGCTTTCAATCTCTTCCACTCCATTGACAGAGAGCTCTACACCCGTTTGATCTACAATCTGGGTCGGGACCCGCCTGA GAAACGACAACCGCTGCCGCTGCCGCTGCTGAACGAACTTGCGGAGGAGACGGCGGCGTGTTTGAAGTGCGTGGAGAAGGATGAGTTTCATTTCCGTGATGATGGGATCAGTGGTTATCATGAGATCACTCTGTTGCCTGAAATTTTGAGTAGCCGTGTCGTCAGCCTCCGCTTCTTCCATGAGAATCGAATTGCTGTGCTCCGGGGAGTCACTAAGATCATGAACACCGTCTGTTCAAGGGCCTTCAATGATATCTTGCAGCGGGCTTGGCGTGCAGGGAACGCCGCTGCCGCGGCGGACAGTGGTGGTGGGCATGTCAGTCCGGTAGGTGGTGTCCCGGTGCAGTTCATGCGTGCTACTCATGAAGTTGGGGAGTCAAGCAGCGCGGCAGAGAGGAGAAACGAAGGTGGTGGCGGTGGTGGAGGGGTGACGGCGCCGCCTGTTATGCCGATCTTGTATCACCCTTTTCTCAACGTACCATTCGTCCCTCTTCCTCCAGCAGCATCAGGTGGGCTAGTGGGAATCCCACTTCCTCCACAATATCCATATGTTCTGCCACCAGGCGCCCACCGTCCTCCTCGTCCTCCAGTGGCGGCGGACGCTATCGGGATTCCCATCCACATGGTGGCGGAGGGGAGTTTTCCGGCGTACGATTTCGGGGCACAGCGCCAAATTGAACTAGGAGAAATGCTGAGCAGGACCTTGAGTATCAGCAGCAGAGATGAAACTAGTAActatggagaagaagaagaagagattgCAGCCGATGACAGAACAATTTTCTTGACATTCTCCAAAGGTTACCCCATAACTGAAGATGAAGTCAAAGAATTCTTCACCag GAGATTTGGGGATTTCATAGAGGAGTTGATCATGCAAGAAGTGGGAGAAGACGAGCAAGTCCTATACGCGAGGATGGTGGCGCGGTCACCTGCGGTGATAGAGGGGATCGTGGGAGGAAACAAAGCAAAGTATTCGATAAATGGAAAGCATGTGTGGGCAAGAAAATATGTGAAgaaacagcagcagcagtcGAGATCGCCTCCGAGACAGGATTCTACTTCACAGCAGCAGCAAGGCAGTAGTTCTTCTCCATCCACATCTACTTCTGGGCGTGGGGAGCAGTTCTGA
- the LOC105180129 gene encoding NADH dehydrogenase [ubiquinone] 1 alpha subcomplex subunit 8-B-like: MASTVDAAAGEPIPTSSVLMAAAKHIGTKCRGENVAFLKCKKDDPNPEKCLDKGRQVTQCVLHLLKDLHQSCNKELDSYAGCMYYHTNEFEFCRKEQKEFEKACPF; the protein is encoded by the exons ATGGCAAGCACAGTGGATGCAGCGGCAGGAGAACCAATCCCAACTTCATCTGTTCTGATGGCAGCGGCAAAGCATATAGGGACCAAGTGCCGTGGTGAGAATGTGGCTTTTTTGAAGTGCAAGAAGGATGATCCGAATCCTGAGAAATGTCTTGACAAAGGACGCCAAGTTACACAATGCGTGCTTCACCT GCTGAAGGATCTTCACCAGAGCTGCAACAAAGAATTGGATTCTTATGCTGGGTGCATGTATTACCACACCAATGAGTTTGAATTCTGTCGTAAAGAGCAAAAGGAGTTCGAGAAAGCATGCCCGTTTTGA
- the LOC105180130 gene encoding uncharacterized protein LOC105180130 isoform X5: MSHGNRFLFKNGVVSPAADTPSVAGFLEAHPGAYTTTRTHKNGSELLFWERHLLRLSNSFRLLLKENPRLLFEKPITLSTAFLELSNRAMMWDSVIRSLVNDSMRKVVPFFEKERIFGEELAITAHLSGNLENLDHLKGGFDEGKISEVLDVYLHIGGYVPPVFGVRGSAAHLAVVGRGRDSANAKYSDWVRLRKPLEKLRPPSVNELLLSNDGEQILEGCLTNFFVVCLKEKDGDGHTVEQKQPQSLRCIEVQTAPLSDGVLPGVIRQVIRDICLKIGIPFREVAPSWSKRELWMEAFITNSLRILQHVETIQAPKSWKSVESNTWEEITWIEKRFQDGPGRITSMLQN, encoded by the exons ATGTCTCATGGCAATAGATTTCTGTTCAAAAACGGGGTCGTTTCACCTGCAGCGGACACTCCTTCAGTGGCAGGTTTTCTTGAAGCTCACCCAG GTGCATATACAACAACTCGTACTCACAAGAATGGCTCAGAACTCTTATTCTGGGAAAGACATCTACTTAGGCTATCAAACTCCTTCAGATTATTACTGAAAGAAAATCCAAgacttttatttgaaaaacccATAACTCTTAGTACCGCATTTTTGGAATTATCGAACCGAGCAATGATGTGGGACTCAGTAATTCGGTCTCTAGTTAATGATTCTATGAGAAAAGTGGTgcctttttttgaaaaagagagGATATTCGGGGAGGAATTGGCAATCACGGCGCATTTGAGTGGAAATTTGGAGAATTTGGATCATTTGAAGGGTGGTTTTGATGAGGGAAAGATTTCTGAGGTTTTGGATGTGTATTTACATATAGGCGGATATGTTCCGCCTGTTTTTGGTGTTAGAGGGAGTGCTGCGCATTTGGCTGTGGTGGGTCGTGGCAGGGATTCTGCGAATGCGAAGTATTCAGATTGGGTCAG GCTAAGGAAGCCTTTGGAGAAGCTGAGGCCACCTTCTGTAAATGAACTTCTGTTATCAAATGATGGTGAGCAGATTTTGGAAGGCTGTTTGACAAACTTTTTTGTCGTTTGTCTCAAG GAGAAAGATGGAGATGGTCACACTGTTGAGCAGAAACAACCACAAAGTTTAAGATGTATTGAAGTTCAGACTGCTCCTTTGAGTGATGGTGTTCTTCCTGGAGTCATACGACAAGTGATCAGAGA CATATGCTTGAAAATTGGGATCCCATTTCGAGAAGTTGCACCATCGTGGTCGAAGCGTGAATTGTGGATGGAAGCATTCATCACAA ATAGCCTTCGAATTTTACAGCATGTTGAGACAATCCAAGCTCCTAAATCATGGAAATCAGTGGAATCAAATACTTGGGAGGAGATCACATGGATCGAGAAACGATTTCAG GACGGTCCTGGCAGGATTACATCAATGTTACAG AATTAA
- the LOC105180130 gene encoding uncharacterized protein LOC105180130 isoform X1: MSHGNRFLFKNGVVSPAADTPSVAGFLEAHPGAYTTTRTHKNGSELLFWERHLLRLSNSFRLLLKENPRLLFEKPITLSTAFLELSNRAMMWDSVIRSLVNDSMRKVVPFFEKERIFGEELAITAHLSGNLENLDHLKGGFDEGKISEVLDVYLHIGGYVPPVFGVRGSAAHLAVVGRGRDSANAKYSDWVRLRKPLEKLRPPSVNELLLSNDGEQILEGCLTNFFVVCLKEKDGDGHTVEQKQPQSLRCIEVQTAPLSDGVLPGVIRQVIRDICLKIGIPFREVAPSWSKRELWMEAFITNSLRILQHVETIQAPKSWKSVESNTWEEITWIEKRFQDGPGRITSMLQVTRLVCRFYLLHPRFPNFLLISNLLQN, encoded by the exons ATGTCTCATGGCAATAGATTTCTGTTCAAAAACGGGGTCGTTTCACCTGCAGCGGACACTCCTTCAGTGGCAGGTTTTCTTGAAGCTCACCCAG GTGCATATACAACAACTCGTACTCACAAGAATGGCTCAGAACTCTTATTCTGGGAAAGACATCTACTTAGGCTATCAAACTCCTTCAGATTATTACTGAAAGAAAATCCAAgacttttatttgaaaaacccATAACTCTTAGTACCGCATTTTTGGAATTATCGAACCGAGCAATGATGTGGGACTCAGTAATTCGGTCTCTAGTTAATGATTCTATGAGAAAAGTGGTgcctttttttgaaaaagagagGATATTCGGGGAGGAATTGGCAATCACGGCGCATTTGAGTGGAAATTTGGAGAATTTGGATCATTTGAAGGGTGGTTTTGATGAGGGAAAGATTTCTGAGGTTTTGGATGTGTATTTACATATAGGCGGATATGTTCCGCCTGTTTTTGGTGTTAGAGGGAGTGCTGCGCATTTGGCTGTGGTGGGTCGTGGCAGGGATTCTGCGAATGCGAAGTATTCAGATTGGGTCAG GCTAAGGAAGCCTTTGGAGAAGCTGAGGCCACCTTCTGTAAATGAACTTCTGTTATCAAATGATGGTGAGCAGATTTTGGAAGGCTGTTTGACAAACTTTTTTGTCGTTTGTCTCAAG GAGAAAGATGGAGATGGTCACACTGTTGAGCAGAAACAACCACAAAGTTTAAGATGTATTGAAGTTCAGACTGCTCCTTTGAGTGATGGTGTTCTTCCTGGAGTCATACGACAAGTGATCAGAGA CATATGCTTGAAAATTGGGATCCCATTTCGAGAAGTTGCACCATCGTGGTCGAAGCGTGAATTGTGGATGGAAGCATTCATCACAA ATAGCCTTCGAATTTTACAGCATGTTGAGACAATCCAAGCTCCTAAATCATGGAAATCAGTGGAATCAAATACTTGGGAGGAGATCACATGGATCGAGAAACGATTTCAG GACGGTCCTGGCAGGATTACATCAATGTTACAGGTAACTCGGTTAGTTTGTCGATTTTACCTACTACATCCGCGATTTCCTAATTTTCTACTGATTAGCAATCTTTTACAGAATTAA
- the LOC105180130 gene encoding uncharacterized protein LOC105180130 isoform X3, whose amino-acid sequence MSHGNRFLFKNGVVSPAADTPSVAGFLEAHPGAYTTTRTHKNGSELLFWERHLLRLSNSFRLLLKENPRLLFEKPITLSTAFLELSNRAMMWDSVIRSLVNDSMRKVVPFFEKERIFGEELAITAHLSGNLENLDHLKGGFDEGKISEVLDVYLHIGGYVPPVFGVRGSAAHLAVVGRGRDSANAKYSDWVRLRKPLEKLRPPSVNELLLSNDGEQILEGCLTNFFVVCLKEKDGDGHTVEQKQPQSLRCIEVQTAPLSDGVLPGVIRQVIRDICLKIGIPFREVAPSWSKRELWMEAFITTFEFYSMLRQSKLLNHGNQWNQILGRRSHGSRNDFRTVLAGLHQCYRIKKSGWGSDGDYEKSRDRAAPGYFI is encoded by the exons ATGTCTCATGGCAATAGATTTCTGTTCAAAAACGGGGTCGTTTCACCTGCAGCGGACACTCCTTCAGTGGCAGGTTTTCTTGAAGCTCACCCAG GTGCATATACAACAACTCGTACTCACAAGAATGGCTCAGAACTCTTATTCTGGGAAAGACATCTACTTAGGCTATCAAACTCCTTCAGATTATTACTGAAAGAAAATCCAAgacttttatttgaaaaacccATAACTCTTAGTACCGCATTTTTGGAATTATCGAACCGAGCAATGATGTGGGACTCAGTAATTCGGTCTCTAGTTAATGATTCTATGAGAAAAGTGGTgcctttttttgaaaaagagagGATATTCGGGGAGGAATTGGCAATCACGGCGCATTTGAGTGGAAATTTGGAGAATTTGGATCATTTGAAGGGTGGTTTTGATGAGGGAAAGATTTCTGAGGTTTTGGATGTGTATTTACATATAGGCGGATATGTTCCGCCTGTTTTTGGTGTTAGAGGGAGTGCTGCGCATTTGGCTGTGGTGGGTCGTGGCAGGGATTCTGCGAATGCGAAGTATTCAGATTGGGTCAG GCTAAGGAAGCCTTTGGAGAAGCTGAGGCCACCTTCTGTAAATGAACTTCTGTTATCAAATGATGGTGAGCAGATTTTGGAAGGCTGTTTGACAAACTTTTTTGTCGTTTGTCTCAAG GAGAAAGATGGAGATGGTCACACTGTTGAGCAGAAACAACCACAAAGTTTAAGATGTATTGAAGTTCAGACTGCTCCTTTGAGTGATGGTGTTCTTCCTGGAGTCATACGACAAGTGATCAGAGA CATATGCTTGAAAATTGGGATCCCATTTCGAGAAGTTGCACCATCGTGGTCGAAGCGTGAATTGTGGATGGAAGCATTCATCACAA CCTTCGAATTTTACAGCATGTTGAGACAATCCAAGCTCCTAAATCATGGAAATCAGTGGAATCAAATACTTGGGAGGAGATCACATGGATCGAGAAACGATTTCAG GACGGTCCTGGCAGGATTACATCAATGTTACAG AATTAAGAAATCCGGTTGGGGTTCTG ATGGAGATTATGAAAAAAGCAGGGATCGAGCAGCTCCCGGTTACTTCATTTGA